One window of the Triticum dicoccoides isolate Atlit2015 ecotype Zavitan chromosome 3B, WEW_v2.0, whole genome shotgun sequence genome contains the following:
- the LOC119281238 gene encoding chaperone protein dnaJ 72-like, with protein MGEADHYSTLGLRRDASKAEVKAAFSRLALLHHPDRHAQADAATRADATRRFRQVYDAYHVLYDDHRRAEYDLRTSSAWSGFGHGGAKSRSSSASGGYGHGGASSSPSGRYGYPHGRGGDFQDWPSPREGESLGVWMRANWYPLLCCTMRIAKVVIDGWKLYNTWKSSRESSIEKEAAESEEKMKNEPSEEKE; from the exons ATGGGCGAGGCCGACCACTACAGTACGCTGGGGCTCCGGCGAGATGCCAGCAAAGCCGAGGTCAAGGCCGCATTCTCCCGCCTCGCCCTCCTCCACCACCCCGACCGCCACGCCCAGGCCGACGCCGCCACCCGCGCTGACGCCACCCGCCGCTTCCGCCAGGTGTACGACGCCTACCACGTCCTCTACGATGACCACCGCCGCGCCGAGTATGACCTCCGCACCTCCTCGGCTTGGAGCGGCTTCGGTCACGGCGGCGCCAAGTCCCGCTCCTCCTCGGCCTCGGGTGGCTACGGGCATGGCGGGGCCTCCTCTTCGCCTTCGGGTCGCTACGGGTACCCACACGGACGCGGCGGCGATTTTCAGGACTGGCCATCTCCGAGGGAAGGCGAAAGTCTGGGCGTTTGGATGAGAGCCAATTGGTACCCCTTGCTCTGCTG CACCATGAGGATCGCAAAAGTTGTAATAGATGGCTGGAAGCTGTATAATACCTGG aaatcatcaaggGAGTCGTCAATAGAGAAGGAAGCAGCGGAGTCTGAAGAGAAGATGAAGAATGAGCCCTCAGAAGAGAAAGAGTAG